From the Candoia aspera isolate rCanAsp1 chromosome 3, rCanAsp1.hap2, whole genome shotgun sequence genome, the window CAAATAATTAAAGTATAATTGATTTACAGCATTTCTGGTATATCATACAACTGGaagtacatacataaatacatatatattccaTGACAACACTCTCCTGTAAACATGTTTGTAATTAAAAATCTCCTTTTGAAAATTTATCAATTAGCTAATCAAACAGTTTGAAACCATATAGAAGTTTAACAGATTCTGAAGCAGTTATAAAAGTACTATTGTTCATTTCCAAAACCAGACTAATTTTCAGTTCTCATTACAAACATGGATCCATAAACCTTACCAGCATATTCTGAGAACATTTAATTCAGAATATCAATGTACAGTTGATCAAAATGATACGTTTTAAACTACATTTCAGTAATCAAATTATATAGTTATGATGATTGTAGTCACATTTTCAGATATGGGCAGTTGGAAAAGGGAGAGAACTTAGCTGTTAAATTTTAGTTCTCAATTGATCTCAGCTTTGAGATATCACCATCCAGTTAGGTAATGGAAAGATTATATGTTTAAGTTGCTTCCTGTGCAATAATGCATGAATGCTGTTAGGATCTTTGTTATCTATTTAATTGTCATCTGTTTAGGTAATTTATGTTTAATGCTAATTTTTCTTGCTCCAATTACAATGCAGGGTTCAGAGCATTGGGTATTTATAGAAAGAGAAACTTCTGGGCTGGAAGAGCTAGCGTTAAAACAAATTATTAAGACCCAGAAGGAAGAATCAAGTGCAGGTGCCtcagaaaagcaaacaaatttgGACTTCTCAAAAGAGACCACTGCAACAGGGGAAGCCAAGGCAGCAACAAAGCAGGAGGTAAAAGGAAGTGAGGAGAGCAAAATAAAGGTTCACAGAAAAGCCAAAATGATAGCCAGTCCAGAAGATTTTGAATCATTATGGGAAGATGATGAGTATGAGAAAGATTACAGAAAAAAATCTTCTGAGGCAGAAAACCTAACAACgggggaaagagaagagaaaagcaataaaacaggGCCAGCAGTGTTTGGTTCTTGTGAaccagagaagaaagaagaacagaAAGACAAAAAGAAGGCTGTGGTGGCAGCCTCCACTGAAAGTAAGCAACCTACTGGCCCAGTCCAGTCCAAAGAAGGACCAGTATGTGCCTCTTTTCATCCAGAGTCtccaaaagaagaaagcaaaattataatAAATGAACATAGGACTACCTTGAAATTATCAGAAAAGGAAGTTCTTCAGGATACCTCAGATTCTGACTCAGTTAAAACTAAGGTGAAACTAAGTGATAAGACAGTATCTTCTGCTGCTGAACGGATTATCTATTTGGGTTCTGAAGAAACAGATGAAACAAATAATTGTGCCTTTGAGAAGAGGCAAGAAAAccaaatagaaaaacagaagagcATTAGGCTTGCCCCAGTTataggaaagagagagggagaaattgtGCTCTCATTCAGCATATCCACATATTGTGAAGGAACGTCAGAAGTCAGCAAAACAATTATGCAATCAGAGCAGTCTGAGAAAGATACTGTGGATGACAAAAACATACATTCTACTAAGCTGCATTCAAATGAAAAAGAGGTTCATTCAATTTCAGCGGAAGGTGTTTCTATAGAGTCAAATGATTATGGAATCAAAGATGATCAGGAATACAGTGCATATTCTTCCACACATGAAGCCTATGAAAGGGATTCCATAATCCTATTATCAGCAACTCAGTTAAAATCTGGATCCTCCCCAAAAGAGGCAACAGCTTATCTTTCTTATGAGCATGAAAAAGGAGTGGATGAAACATATAATAGCAGTCTTCAAGAAGGTGAAAAAGAATCTGACAAGGAGGAGGCTGATACTGTCATAGGAGAAGAGAGCATGATattaaaaacttcagaaaaacaaagcaaaataaataagtcAGAAGAAATGGAAACTTCTCAAATACTTCTTCAGATGGAAGCCATAGAATTTATGGACTCCACCATGGATTCCTCATCACAACAGCTTTTCTGTTCTACAGAAATTTCAGCTAGAGAACCACATAAATCAcaagaagaaaagacaggaaaatTAGCCCAAGATAAAACTCATGATTCAAGCTGGCCTCTTCAGGACAAATTATCAGAAGTTCAAGAACTAGTCCAACATAAATACATCAGATCAGAAGATTCCACCAAAGATAAACTTCCTGATTTGGAACTATCAGCCAAAAATGAAAGTATTGAATTGAAAATTCCAGCCATAAACAAACAACTAATGGAAAATACTAATTATAGTGAACTGGAGCAGTTAACAAAAGATGAATCTACCCTGTCAGAAGACTCAACTAAAAATAAGCCATCAAATTCACATAATATGTCAGAATGGAGAGAAACAGCTAAATACGGATCCCCTGAGACTGAAGAGTGTGACAGAAATGAGTGTCATGAATTAAATAGGATGGCTAAACATAAGCTCCAAGAATTGGCTGAACTCCCAAAATTAGAAAAGGTAGCTAAGAATAATATTTCAGAATGGGAGGACTTGGCTGAAGATAAGGTCCATGAAATGGATGAGCTGACCAAAGATAATATCCCAAAATCAGAGGATATCGTTTTAACTTTAAATCTAGATGAAGTAGTCCAGGATACAACCTCTTGCTTGAAACAGCCATCTAGAGATAAAATGTTACCAAAGTCTGGCTCTCTTGGTTCTAAACCGTCAGAATTAGAAgatcaatttcttttaaaagaagaacTTGACCCTACACAGTCTGTTAAGACTGGGTCACCAGAATGGaacaaagaatgttcaaaacCTCCTCATGCTACAGAACAGGACCTGAAACAGGTGCAAActacaaataataaacaaaaacccAATCTGGAACAACTCATAGAACATAGTACCAGTATTACTGCTTCATCTCAAAATCATAAGGATATAGACTCACTCACAGAGAGCCAAAAGGATTTATTCAAACGTAGAAGTGCAACAAATAAAGAAAACTCCATAGCTTCTAAAATTAGGATGTTTGAACAAGGTGAAATGTACAGCCTACTTTCTGATGAACCACACGTAGCCTCAACAGGATTCCGTGAGAGTTGTCCTGGCAGTGAGATATCAAAAGATCTATCAGACGCAGAACtacagaaagaaatatttttaaaaaactctgaaAAAGTAATAGTGACTTTGCAACCGTCAGATGACAAAACAAAAGACCCTGGAGAAATATTAGACATGGTCTACCTACCTGTAAATCAAGGAATAAATGAGGGAGAACCTTCTCAGCTGTCATCTTGGAAGGAAGATATTTCTGTTGGATCAGagcaaggaggagaaagagaagctgAATTGGCTTCTCCTGATTCTGGCTGTGAAATCACTTTGGCAGAAGCTGTGGTAACTCCCCACATGAACTGTCCCACTGGAAAGTTCATAAAGCATGTTGTGTGACACGTCTTTATGCATCATGTGCCATGGCTTCAAACATGGCCATTGACTGAGAACCGCTGCTTGCATCCCTTGTCCTTTCTGTATGTGCGTGTGATCTGGCTCAGTTGCTGAATGCAAACCTCCTGGCCCAGGCAGCTCATCAGCTTTTGAAgtgttactgtgtgtgtgtgagagagagagagagagagtgagaaaacCTCTAAAGATTTGGCTACCTAGAGAATGCCAGCTGCTAACTTGAAACCAGGCAAAAGAGTTTTATGAATGGAATTGCTAAGTGGTAGGGTGGGAAGAAATGACATGCCAAGAGCTTTATACCTTGCCCATACCTCCATGCACACCCCTAGCAGCCACATTCTCATGCTTCCAGCTTCTTCCTTCTTGCATCTTTTAATGTTGATCCCCCTTCTGGCTTGGCTTGTGAgctctcctcctctttctgccCTTGACAAGCTAGTGGCTGGCTGACTGACCAAAGAGCTTCCTACTGCTCCAGTAAGGCACTAGTCAAACTTCTTTTTGCTCTGTAAAACTAATCCCTTTTCTCTAATCTAGAGCAAATTTCAAGAACCAACTTGGGAAGAAAAGGATTTGTCAGGCCTGTCAGTAAAAGCCTTT encodes:
- the EPB41L1 gene encoding band 4.1-like protein 1 isoform X1 — its product is MMTETGPDSEVKKAQEESPQQQLEPAATGPNTVNGSSTNTVHNQEADDNEKPGAHSDAKHGERAVDMDEKDYSEADGLSEKTTPSKAQKSPQKITKKLKSAICRVTLLDASEYECEVEKHARGQVLFDLVCEHLNLLEKDYFGLTFCDSDSQKNWLDPSKEIKKQIRSGPWNFAFTVKFYPPDPAQLTEDITRYYLCLQLRADIISGRLPCSFVTHALLGSYAVQAELGDYDTEEHVGNYVGELRFAPNQTRELEERIMELHKTYRGMTPGEAEIHFLENAKKLSMYGVDLHHAKDSEGIDIMLGVCANGLLIYRDRLRINRFAWPKILKISYKRSNFYIKIRPGEYEQFESTIGFKLPNHRSAKRLWKVCIEHHTFFRLVSPEPPPKGFLVMGSKFRYSGRTQAQTRQASALIDRPAPYFERSSSKRYTMSRSLDGEFSRPVSVSENHDGAESDKREDDRYGGRTRSEDEEVTTPTKIKELKPEQETTPRHKQEFLDKPEDVLLKHQASINELKRTLKEPNSKLVHRDRDRRLPSSPASSSPKHEDEMPKGTPEKANEMSEEDSPEDLSSEHGAALIMESFIQKSLVSSPEGSEHWVFIERETSGLEELALKQIIKTQKEESSAGASEKQTNLDFSKETTATGEAKAATKQEVKGSEESKIKVHRKAKMIASPEDFESLWEDDEYEKDYRKKSSEAENLTTGEREEKSNKTGPAVFGSCEPEKKEEQKDKKKAVVAASTESKQPTGPVQSKEGPVCASFHPESPKEESKIIINEHRTTLKLSEKEVLQDTSDSDSVKTKVKLSDKTVSSAAERIIYLGSEETDETNNCAFEKRQENQIEKQKSIRLAPVIGKREGEIVLSFSISTYCEGTSEVSKTIMQSEQSEKDTVDDKNIHSTKLHSNEKEVHSISAEGVSIESNDYGIKDDQEYSAYSSTHEAYERDSIILLSATQLKSGSSPKEATAYLSYEHEKGVDETYNSSLQEGEKESDKEEADTVIGEESMILKTSEKQSKINKSEEMETSQILLQMEAIEFMDSTMDSSSQQLFCSTEISAREPHKSQEEKTGKLAQDKTHDSSWPLQDKLSEVQELVQHKYIRSEDSTKDKLPDLELSAKNESIELKIPAINKQLMENTNYSELEQLTKDESTLSEDSTKNKPSNSHNMSEWRETAKYGSPETEECDRNECHELNRMAKHKLQELAELPKLEKVAKNNISEWEDLAEDKVHEMDELTKDNIPKSEDIVLTLNLDEVVQDTTSCLKQPSRDKMLPKSGSLGSKPSELEDQFLLKEELDPTQSVKTGSPEWNKECSKPPHATEQDLKQVQTTNNKQKPNLEQLIEHSTSITASSQNHKDIDSLTESQKDLFKRRSATNKENSIASKIRMFEQGEMYSLLSDEPHVASTGFRESCPGSEISKDLSDAELQKEIFLKNSEKVIVTLQPSDDKTKDPGEILDMVYLPVNQGINEGEPSQLSSWKEDISVGSEQGGEREAELASPDSGCEITLAEAVSKFQEPTWEEKDLSGLSVKAFPKEESLKAAAPVAPQRAGLREGTEEKSKLPRHRAAESDTGDEDQDQERDSVFLKDNHLAIERKCSSITVSSTSSLEAEVDFTVIGDYHSAAFEDFSRSLPELDKEKSEGEAEGQISTEESDGPAPKEDSDAMDEDKASHVSPEESFSLKSEIVKKVEADTSVQHRIGTTEITQVDGTTTDGKETVTTSHIVSTETISTTSDHSTKPTKGTADLRSISPITSGAVGKEAFTSLFGATAETLSTSTTTHVTKTVKGGFSETRIEKRIIITGDEDVDQDQALALAIKEAKLQHPDMLVTKAVVYRETDPSPEEKDKKPQES